In Lysobacter luteus, a single window of DNA contains:
- a CDS encoding NHLP-related RiPP peptide, with protein sequence MAIKKTAGSKTTAGKKSAPLDPKVADKLLDLLSTDNEFRRLFKKDPQAAVSRLGHDPSTSTVCASVKTIAPKREFATVREELKTHLVTQGVFTVPHCFEAGKVALNLRRK encoded by the coding sequence ATGGCCATCAAGAAGACCGCCGGGTCGAAGACGACCGCCGGCAAGAAGTCCGCACCGCTCGATCCGAAAGTCGCCGACAAGCTGCTCGATCTGCTCAGCACCGACAACGAGTTTCGCCGGCTGTTCAAGAAAGACCCGCAGGCCGCAGTCTCCAGACTGGGCCACGATCCATCAACATCTACGGTCTGTGCGTCTGTGAAAACGATCGCGCCAAAGCGCGAGTTCGCCACAGTCCGCGAGGAATTGAAGACACATTTGGTGACTCAGGGCGTCTTTACTGTTCCTCACTGCTTTGAAGCTGGCAAGGTTGCCCTGAACCTGCGACGTAAGTGA
- a CDS encoding GGDEF domain-containing protein yields MKGDSAATHPVRQRGIHDPRAASAETQMAELSDDEYALFASVARSRRVRAGEALFRRGDLGTTMYVIASGAVELDFGEDLVGKMLGPREFFGELGLLIGDHARSADAGVVTEGELLELRHEEFQRLVERSPEVVSFFLRRAIMRVVLNEQGLIRRLRRRNQDLQAALDSLRSTAHQLSQTEALIRTDELTGLHNRRGLIQHLQDRQRNGATHGLGLLLVDCDRFKHVNDEHGHLVGDRVLQGVANILRSVAGPGDLACRLGGDEFCLLVKAETRDEVMRYAEFVVGTAHGLMQMPQVPPLICNLSLGACQVDPRREWNDWYARADAALYRAKRLGGNRVEWQDDARVPA; encoded by the coding sequence ATGAAGGGTGACAGCGCGGCAACCCATCCGGTCCGCCAACGTGGAATCCACGATCCGAGAGCGGCCTCGGCCGAAACCCAGATGGCCGAACTCTCCGACGACGAATACGCGCTGTTCGCCTCCGTTGCGCGGTCGCGGCGCGTGCGTGCGGGCGAGGCCCTGTTCCGCCGCGGCGACCTGGGCACCACCATGTACGTGATCGCCAGCGGCGCGGTCGAGCTGGATTTCGGCGAGGACCTGGTCGGCAAGATGCTTGGCCCGCGCGAATTCTTCGGCGAGCTCGGCCTGTTGATCGGTGACCACGCCCGCAGCGCCGACGCCGGCGTTGTCACCGAAGGCGAGTTGCTCGAGTTGCGCCACGAGGAATTCCAGCGGCTGGTGGAGCGCAGCCCCGAGGTGGTCTCGTTCTTCCTGCGCCGGGCGATCATGCGCGTGGTGCTCAACGAGCAGGGGTTGATCCGGCGCCTGCGCCGGCGCAACCAGGACCTGCAGGCCGCGCTCGACAGCCTGCGCTCGACCGCCCACCAGCTCAGCCAGACCGAAGCGCTGATCCGGACCGACGAGCTCACCGGCCTGCACAACCGGCGCGGGCTGATCCAGCACCTGCAGGACCGCCAGCGCAACGGCGCCACCCACGGCCTGGGACTGCTGCTGGTGGACTGCGACCGCTTCAAGCATGTCAACGACGAGCACGGCCACCTGGTCGGCGATCGCGTGCTGCAGGGCGTGGCCAACATCCTGCGCTCGGTGGCCGGCCCGGGCGATCTCGCCTGCCGGCTGGGCGGCGACGAGTTCTGCCTGCTGGTCAAGGCCGAGACCCGCGACGAGGTAATGCGCTATGCCGAGTTCGTGGTCGGTACCGCGCATGGCCTGATGCAGATGCCGCAGGTGCCGCCACTGATCTGCAACCTGAGCCTGGGCGCCTGCCAGGTCGACCCTCGGCGCGAGTGGAACGACTGGTACGCGCGCGCCGACGCGGCGCTGTACCGGGCCAAGCGGCTGGGCGGCAACCGGGTAGAGTGGCAGGACGACGCCCGCGTTCCGGCCTGA
- a CDS encoding glycosyltransferase produces the protein MAGVPWFVCGPAAWLAAAGLWRGPERMEPTPAEDWRQARVDLVIAACRDQPTIVHCLAGLSTQTLRPRRVLLVDDGGAERDHGIQLAREFARANGLALTVVQRTWSIGKAATLKRQARDFGGDVLFVLDGNTVLASPDYIERCVRELYQGVGIAAACGTVEPLCPSQRRALAATPAFQRWLDGDDYLDPLRPRDIIDRIAGAIGCGYARHIERLRQGFLARGLANLHGGTLDPFGGAIAFRRRYLKDLFDRYEPVRGDDLTAAEDQFIARALAMEGYRSVRLDDIVARVQPPPLHCLPAIAWRRAVTLLQNDHYFDALLRSPANAMRHRWRRLWQRADKDRGERRRVREAYRQPFGERLTWRQGRPVGCGLLLLALERIGYPAALVAMAVVGRWDLLAVVVAVEVGATTLVAALVEPPGHRVGAAGRALLAAPLRYLLLAVGAVAVGGFGVLLWPARRLPWHVKRRVEGVPARSHP, from the coding sequence GTGGCCGGCGTGCCGTGGTTCGTCTGCGGCCCGGCGGCGTGGCTGGCCGCGGCCGGGCTGTGGCGCGGCCCGGAGCGGATGGAGCCGACGCCGGCCGAGGACTGGCGACAGGCCCGGGTCGACCTGGTGATCGCCGCCTGCCGCGACCAGCCGACCATCGTCCACTGCCTCGCCGGGCTGTCGACGCAGACCCTGCGCCCGCGCCGGGTGCTGCTGGTGGACGACGGCGGCGCCGAGCGCGACCACGGCATCCAGCTCGCGCGCGAGTTCGCCCGCGCCAACGGGCTGGCGCTGACCGTGGTCCAGCGCACCTGGTCGATCGGTAAGGCCGCCACGCTCAAGCGCCAGGCCCGCGACTTCGGCGGCGACGTGCTGTTCGTCCTCGACGGCAACACGGTACTGGCCTCGCCCGACTACATCGAGCGCTGCGTGCGCGAGCTCTACCAGGGCGTGGGCATCGCCGCCGCCTGCGGCACGGTGGAGCCGCTGTGCCCGTCACAGCGGCGGGCACTCGCGGCGACCCCGGCGTTCCAACGCTGGCTCGACGGCGACGACTACCTCGACCCGCTGCGGCCGCGCGACATCATCGACCGCATCGCCGGGGCGATCGGCTGCGGCTATGCCCGACACATCGAGCGCCTGCGACAGGGCTTCCTCGCACGCGGCCTGGCCAACCTCCACGGCGGCACGCTGGACCCGTTCGGTGGCGCGATCGCGTTCCGCCGGCGCTACCTCAAGGACCTGTTCGACCGCTACGAGCCGGTCCGGGGCGATGACCTGACCGCCGCCGAGGACCAGTTCATCGCGCGGGCGCTGGCGATGGAGGGGTATCGCAGCGTCCGGCTGGACGACATCGTCGCGCGGGTGCAGCCGCCGCCGCTGCACTGCCTGCCGGCGATCGCCTGGCGACGCGCGGTCACGCTGCTGCAGAACGACCACTACTTCGATGCGCTGCTGCGCAGCCCCGCCAACGCGATGCGTCACCGATGGAGGCGCCTGTGGCAACGCGCCGACAAGGACCGTGGCGAGCGGCGGCGGGTGCGCGAGGCCTACCGGCAGCCGTTCGGCGAGCGCCTGACCTGGCGGCAGGGTCGGCCGGTCGGCTGCGGGCTGCTGCTGCTCGCGCTGGAGCGGATCGGCTACCCGGCCGCCCTGGTAGCGATGGCGGTGGTCGGCCGCTGGGACCTGCTGGCGGTCGTGGTGGCGGTCGAGGTCGGCGCGACCACCCTGGTGGCAGCGCTGGTCGAACCGCCGGGCCACCGGGTCGGCGCGGCAGGCCGGGCCCTGCTGGCGGCCCCGTTGCGTTACCTGCTGCTGGCGGTGGGTGCGGTCGCGGTCGGCGGCTTTGGCGTGTTGCTCTGGCCAGCGCGCCGGTTGCCGTGGCACGTCAAGCGGCGGGTCGAAGGCGTGCCCGCGCGATCACACCCATAG
- the aceA gene encoding isocitrate lyase, with translation MTSQPTADQLRHDWNSNPRWAGVTRPYAAEEVVRLRGTVAVEHSLARLGADKLWNSLQSEPFVNALGALTGNQAMQQVKAGLKAIYLSGWQVAADANLGGQMYPDQSLYPADSVPAVVKRINNTLLRADQIQHAEGKDDVDFLQPIVADAEAGFGGVLNAFELMKGMIEAGAAGVHFEDQLASAKKCGHMGGKVLVPTREAVEKLIAARLAADVCGVPTLIVARTDAEAADLLTSDIDDNDREFTTGERTVEGFFKTRKGIDQAISRGLAYAPYADLVWCETGKPDLAFARTFAEAIHAKFPGKLLAYNCSPSFNWKANLDDATIASFQKELAAMGYRFQFITLAGFHALNHSMFQLAHGYARRQMSAFVELQQAEFEAAGQGFTAVKHQREVGTGYFDAVTQVIQGGQSSTVALKGSTEEEQFEGRRVAA, from the coding sequence ATGACCAGCCAGCCCACCGCCGACCAACTCCGCCACGACTGGAACAGCAACCCGCGCTGGGCCGGCGTCACCCGTCCCTACGCCGCCGAGGAGGTCGTGCGCCTGCGCGGCACCGTCGCGGTGGAGCACAGCCTGGCGCGCCTCGGCGCCGACAAGCTGTGGAACTCGCTGCAGTCCGAGCCCTTCGTCAACGCCCTGGGCGCACTGACCGGCAACCAGGCCATGCAGCAGGTCAAGGCCGGCCTGAAGGCTATCTACCTGTCGGGCTGGCAGGTCGCCGCCGACGCCAACCTCGGCGGCCAGATGTACCCCGACCAGTCGCTGTACCCGGCCGACTCGGTGCCGGCGGTGGTCAAGCGCATCAACAACACGCTGCTGCGCGCCGACCAGATCCAGCACGCCGAGGGGAAGGACGATGTCGACTTCCTGCAGCCGATCGTGGCCGATGCCGAGGCCGGCTTCGGCGGGGTGCTCAACGCGTTCGAGTTGATGAAGGGCATGATCGAGGCCGGCGCGGCCGGGGTGCATTTCGAGGACCAGCTGGCCAGCGCCAAGAAGTGCGGCCACATGGGCGGCAAGGTGCTGGTGCCGACCCGCGAAGCGGTCGAGAAGCTGATCGCCGCGCGCCTGGCGGCCGACGTCTGCGGCGTGCCGACCCTGATCGTCGCCCGCACCGATGCCGAGGCTGCCGACCTGCTGACCTCCGACATCGACGACAACGATCGCGAATTCACCACCGGCGAGCGCACCGTCGAGGGCTTCTTCAAGACCCGCAAGGGCATCGACCAGGCCATCAGCCGCGGCCTGGCCTACGCGCCGTACGCCGACCTGGTCTGGTGCGAGACCGGCAAGCCCGACCTGGCCTTCGCCCGTACGTTCGCCGAGGCGATCCACGCGAAGTTCCCCGGCAAGCTGCTGGCCTACAACTGCTCGCCGAGCTTCAACTGGAAGGCCAACCTCGACGACGCCACCATCGCCAGCTTCCAGAAGGAGCTCGCGGCGATGGGCTACCGCTTCCAGTTCATCACCCTGGCCGGCTTCCACGCGCTCAACCACTCGATGTTCCAGCTCGCCCACGGTTACGCCCGCCGGCAGATGAGCGCGTTCGTCGAGCTCCAGCAGGCCGAATTCGAGGCGGCGGGGCAGGGCTTCACCGCGGTCAAGCACCAGCGCGAGGTCGGTACCGGCTACTTCGACGCGGTGACCCAGGTCATCCAGGGCGGCCAGTCGTCCACCGTCGCGCTCAAGGGCTCGACCGAGGAGGAGCAGTTCGAGGGCCGCCGCGTCGCGGCCTGA
- the aceB gene encoding malate synthase A, whose translation MSAVMTTPGHEAADDVLLTASADGQAQLLTPGALEFLAGLHRRFEPLRQRRLAERLERQRGFDAGRLPDFRDDTRAIRDGDWKVAPLPDALRNRRVEITGPVDPKMVINALNSGANCFMADFEDSTSPTWANLVLGQRVLRKAVAGTLDWMAPDGARHYTLRPFEEQAVLLVRPRGWHLEEKHVLVDGQPMSASLFDLGVFAFHNAAALAAKDRGPYFYLPKLECMEEAALWNDVFDDVEQALGLPAGQMKATVLIETLPAAFEMDEILHALRGRIVGLNCGRWDYIFSYIKTLRAHPDRVLPERGQVTMDQSFLRAYSELLIQTCHRRGAHAMGGMAAQIPISGDAAANDAALAKVRADKLREVRAGHDGTWVAHPALIPLARTVFDERMPTSHQQHVTRDDVCVGQADLLRAPIGTVTRAGFDNNVEVCVRYLAAWLDGNGCVPIHWLMEDAATAEIARTQLWQWLHHERIAKAAGNPQAGPLHLDDGEPIDFALLERALIGLPGRLADRMKLPGASRINEAIGMLDRLCGAEVLEDFLTVPAYRRLD comes from the coding sequence ATGTCGGCAGTGATGACAACCCCAGGCCACGAGGCCGCCGACGACGTGCTGCTGACGGCGTCGGCCGATGGTCAGGCGCAGCTGCTCACGCCGGGGGCGCTGGAGTTTTTGGCCGGGCTGCACCGCCGGTTCGAGCCACTGCGGCAGCGCCGCCTGGCCGAGCGCCTCGAGCGCCAGCGCGGCTTCGACGCCGGCCGGCTGCCCGATTTCCGCGACGACACCCGGGCGATCCGCGACGGCGACTGGAAGGTGGCGCCGCTGCCCGACGCGCTGCGCAACCGCCGGGTCGAGATCACCGGCCCGGTCGATCCCAAGATGGTCATCAACGCGCTCAACTCGGGCGCCAACTGCTTCATGGCCGACTTCGAGGACAGCACCTCCCCGACCTGGGCCAACCTCGTGCTGGGCCAGCGCGTGCTCCGCAAGGCCGTGGCCGGCACCCTGGACTGGATGGCGCCCGATGGTGCCAGGCACTACACGCTGCGTCCGTTCGAGGAGCAGGCGGTACTGCTGGTGCGCCCGCGCGGGTGGCACCTCGAGGAGAAGCACGTGTTGGTGGACGGCCAGCCGATGTCGGCCAGCCTGTTCGACCTTGGCGTGTTCGCGTTCCACAACGCGGCCGCGCTCGCCGCCAAGGACCGCGGCCCGTACTTCTACCTGCCCAAGCTGGAGTGCATGGAGGAGGCGGCGCTCTGGAACGACGTGTTCGACGACGTCGAGCAGGCGCTTGGCCTGCCGGCCGGCCAGATGAAGGCCACCGTGCTGATCGAGACGCTGCCGGCCGCGTTCGAGATGGACGAGATCCTGCATGCCCTGCGCGGCCGCATCGTCGGGCTGAATTGCGGGCGCTGGGACTACATCTTCAGCTACATCAAGACACTGCGCGCCCACCCCGACCGGGTGCTGCCCGAACGCGGCCAGGTCACGATGGACCAGTCGTTCCTGCGGGCGTATTCGGAACTGCTGATCCAGACCTGCCACCGCCGTGGCGCCCACGCGATGGGCGGCATGGCCGCGCAGATCCCGATCAGCGGCGATGCGGCCGCCAACGACGCCGCCCTGGCCAAGGTGCGGGCCGACAAGCTGCGTGAGGTGCGCGCCGGCCACGACGGCACGTGGGTGGCCCACCCGGCGTTGATCCCGCTGGCACGCACGGTGTTCGACGAACGCATGCCGACCTCGCACCAGCAGCACGTCACCCGCGACGACGTCTGCGTCGGCCAGGCCGACCTGCTGCGCGCGCCGATCGGCACCGTCACCCGTGCCGGCTTCGACAACAACGTCGAGGTCTGCGTGCGTTACCTGGCCGCATGGCTCGATGGCAACGGCTGCGTGCCGATCCACTGGCTGATGGAAGACGCCGCCACCGCCGAGATCGCCCGCACCCAGCTGTGGCAGTGGCTGCACCACGAGCGCATCGCCAAGGCGGCCGGCAACCCGCAGGCCGGGCCGCTGCACTTGGACGATGGCGAGCCGATCGACTTCGCACTGCTCGAACGCGCGCTGATTGGCCTGCCAGGCCGGCTGGCAGACCGCATGAAGCTGCCCGGCGCCAGCCGGATCAACGAGGCCATCGGGATGCTCGACCGCCTGTGCGGCGCCGAAGTGCTCGAAGACTTCCTCACCGTGCCCGCCTACCGCCGCCTCGACTGA
- a CDS encoding lysophospholipid acyltransferase family protein: MHPPTDDIVPSLPPSVPRVPRHRLSRWIGRAVLRLGGWRVVGEFPDLPRVVLIGAPHSSNWDGIWGFAAKLALGLDIRILGKHQLFWGPLGPLMRALGIIAINRGAASGVVGQMAQQFRGADRFWLGIAPEGTRKPVARWKTGFWKIAHAAQVPVLPVYFHYPDRVIGIGPPFATSHDMEADLVRLREWYRPWQGKHHGTD, translated from the coding sequence ATGCATCCACCGACCGACGACATCGTGCCGTCGTTGCCACCGAGCGTCCCGCGCGTGCCGCGCCACCGCCTGTCCCGCTGGATCGGTCGCGCCGTGTTGCGGCTGGGCGGCTGGCGCGTGGTGGGGGAGTTCCCCGACCTGCCGCGCGTGGTGCTGATCGGTGCGCCACACTCGTCCAACTGGGATGGCATCTGGGGGTTCGCGGCCAAACTGGCCTTGGGGCTCGATATACGCATCCTCGGCAAGCACCAGCTGTTCTGGGGGCCGCTGGGGCCGCTGATGCGCGCGCTGGGCATCATCGCGATCAACCGCGGGGCTGCCAGCGGCGTGGTCGGGCAGATGGCCCAGCAGTTCCGGGGCGCCGACCGGTTCTGGCTCGGGATCGCGCCCGAAGGCACCCGTAAGCCGGTGGCGCGCTGGAAGACCGGCTTCTGGAAGATCGCGCACGCCGCCCAGGTGCCGGTCCTGCCGGTGTACTTCCACTATCCCGACCGGGTGATCGGGATCGGACCACCATTTGCGACCAGCCACGACATGGAGGCCGACCTGGTCCGCCTGCGCGAGTGGTACCGCCCGTGGCAGGGCAAGCACCACGGGACCGACTGA
- a CDS encoding LysR family transcriptional regulator, translated as MATNPRFAYKGDRLKPLRAFCQTVRLGSVSRAAEALFLSQPAVTLQLQALEREMGTRLLERSGRRLVMTREGEALYELARPLVEGFEGLDVAFRERIRGMDAGELNVAAGSSTILYLLPPIVEAFRAAHPEVRLNLHNVTGASGLELLRSDAVDLAVGSMLDVPADLDYAPLARFEPMLITPPDHPLAHRKTLDLQDLSPYGLILPPQRLTTYRMVDLVFQRHRVPYTVALEVGGWEVIKQYVAMGLGISIVTAICLTEADHARLASRSLSAWFPERSYGVVVRKGKYLSPQARAFNALFRPGLFSRAGHDATGHSER; from the coding sequence ATGGCCACCAACCCCCGTTTCGCCTACAAGGGCGACCGCCTCAAGCCATTGCGGGCGTTCTGCCAGACGGTGCGGTTGGGTTCGGTGTCGCGTGCGGCCGAGGCGCTGTTCCTCAGCCAGCCGGCGGTGACCCTGCAGTTGCAGGCGCTGGAACGGGAGATGGGCACGCGGTTGCTCGAGCGCAGCGGCCGCAGGCTGGTCATGACGCGCGAAGGCGAGGCCCTGTACGAACTGGCACGTCCGCTGGTGGAAGGCTTCGAGGGCCTGGACGTCGCGTTCCGCGAGCGCATCCGGGGCATGGACGCGGGCGAGCTCAACGTCGCCGCCGGCAGCTCGACCATCCTGTACCTGCTGCCACCCATCGTCGAGGCGTTCCGCGCGGCCCATCCGGAAGTCCGGCTCAACCTGCACAACGTCACCGGCGCCAGCGGGCTGGAGTTGCTGCGCTCGGACGCGGTCGACCTGGCGGTCGGTTCGATGCTCGACGTTCCGGCCGACCTGGACTACGCGCCGCTGGCACGGTTCGAGCCGATGCTGATCACCCCGCCCGACCACCCGCTTGCGCACCGCAAGACGTTGGACCTGCAGGACCTGTCACCCTACGGCCTGATCCTGCCGCCGCAGCGGCTGACCACCTACCGGATGGTCGACCTGGTGTTCCAGCGCCACCGCGTCCCCTACACCGTCGCGCTCGAGGTGGGCGGCTGGGAGGTGATCAAGCAGTACGTGGCGATGGGGCTTGGAATCAGCATCGTCACCGCGATCTGCCTGACCGAGGCCGACCACGCCCGGCTGGCATCTCGCTCGCTGTCGGCGTGGTTCCCCGAGCGCAGCTACGGCGTGGTGGTGCGCAAGGGCAAGTACCTCTCCCCGCAGGCACGTGCATTCAATGCCCTGTTCCGGCCGGGGCTGTTCTCGCGCGCCGGGCACGACGCCACCGGCCACTCCGAGCGGTGA
- a CDS encoding putative peptide modification system cyclase: protein MNAVERVARDNAPAERGGPQLRTLLLTDLVDSTALVERLGDTAAAELFRAHDRLVLGLQQHWRGRLIDRSDGMLLLFERPIDGLGFALDYTRGLLELGGPHNVELKARAGLHVGEVLTWRNSDDAVRVGAKPVEVEGLAKPMAGRLMTTALPGQILISAVAEPLAHRAARELGERGQHLLWKSHGRWRFKGVPEAQQIFEVGEPGVAPLRTPPNTNKAWRDIPLWRRPAALATEVALLAVIAVGGWFIARPQPAIAFNERDWVVLADLRNLTDQPLLDDSLEQAFRISLEQSRHVNVLSDLKTRDTLARMQRAPDTELDRAIASEIAIRDGARAVILPTVAEVGGRVRVSAEVIDPNSQTTVYAEYADGKGAVSALASIDEVTGALREKLGEALEAVEQDSAPLPEVTTENLDALRAYALGEKMYAEAEWNKAAQYFKEAVELDPDFALAYMGILRINVSHGQISEARENLAEALERKNRLRPRDQMYLDAWAVEFGVEDGNVLPRWRMLSELYPDYYAGHVNYAWTAFFQGYLDEALTSARIATAKQNAHADHAHNQVGRILLASGDFPGALESFRKINGGRDANRNHVATLAAMRRFTEAEVALSRLSREELTNSFELIAINVDQGRWQKATSAAKEASSLAEPRDPLLADLFMVIDLAIRTLQYGRDVPATEYLRTVDAALDGVDSRTPYLGDRVYIAMAAAYLGQRAGHHAPAHRALPKLIPLVEASGDPRARQMLEIVRAGQLRLEGRADTAVSNLQTLVDGHELFQVHVALRDALVEAGEYQAALLENDWLAEHRGLAYGEMAGGFVLQAVNVADTTLAGLNSAETLKRISDNKNASLKSEAFIENWPAATLPDHLRRRFRATLPASKQ, encoded by the coding sequence ATGAATGCCGTGGAACGAGTTGCACGCGACAATGCGCCCGCCGAGCGCGGCGGCCCGCAGCTGCGCACCCTGTTGCTGACCGACCTGGTCGATTCCACCGCGCTGGTGGAGCGCCTCGGAGACACGGCCGCGGCCGAGCTGTTCCGCGCGCATGACCGGCTGGTGCTTGGCCTGCAGCAGCACTGGCGCGGGCGCCTGATCGACCGGTCCGACGGGATGCTGCTGCTGTTCGAGCGCCCGATCGATGGCCTCGGCTTTGCCCTCGACTACACCCGCGGCCTGCTTGAACTGGGGGGGCCGCACAACGTCGAGCTCAAGGCCCGGGCCGGCCTGCACGTCGGCGAGGTGCTGACCTGGCGCAACAGTGACGACGCCGTGCGCGTCGGCGCCAAGCCGGTCGAGGTCGAGGGACTGGCCAAGCCGATGGCCGGCCGCCTGATGACGACGGCCCTGCCGGGCCAGATACTGATCTCGGCGGTCGCCGAACCGTTGGCCCATCGCGCGGCGCGCGAGCTTGGCGAGCGCGGCCAGCACCTGCTGTGGAAGTCGCACGGCCGTTGGCGGTTCAAGGGCGTGCCCGAAGCGCAGCAGATCTTCGAGGTCGGCGAACCGGGCGTCGCGCCGCTGCGCACGCCACCCAATACCAACAAGGCCTGGCGCGACATCCCACTGTGGCGGCGGCCGGCGGCGCTGGCCACCGAAGTCGCATTGCTGGCCGTCATCGCGGTCGGCGGCTGGTTCATCGCCCGCCCGCAACCGGCGATCGCCTTCAACGAGCGCGACTGGGTGGTGCTGGCCGACCTGCGCAACCTGACCGACCAGCCGCTGCTCGACGACTCGCTGGAGCAGGCGTTCCGGATCAGCCTGGAGCAGTCGCGCCACGTCAACGTGCTCAGCGACCTCAAGACCCGCGACACCTTGGCGCGGATGCAGCGCGCGCCCGACACCGAGCTCGACCGCGCGATCGCCTCCGAAATTGCCATCCGCGACGGCGCCCGCGCGGTGATCCTGCCGACCGTCGCCGAAGTCGGCGGCCGCGTCCGGGTCAGCGCCGAGGTGATCGACCCGAACAGCCAGACCACGGTGTACGCCGAGTACGCCGACGGCAAGGGCGCGGTGTCGGCGCTGGCGTCCATTGACGAAGTAACGGGGGCTCTACGGGAGAAACTGGGCGAAGCGCTGGAGGCGGTGGAGCAGGATTCCGCTCCGTTGCCGGAGGTGACGACGGAGAATCTCGATGCTTTGCGGGCGTATGCGTTGGGCGAGAAGATGTATGCGGAAGCAGAGTGGAACAAGGCGGCACAGTATTTCAAGGAGGCTGTTGAGCTTGACCCGGATTTCGCCCTTGCCTACATGGGCATCCTGCGTATCAATGTCAGCCACGGCCAGATCAGCGAAGCGCGCGAAAACCTCGCCGAGGCACTCGAACGCAAGAACCGTCTGCGCCCGCGCGACCAGATGTACCTGGACGCCTGGGCAGTCGAGTTCGGTGTGGAGGACGGCAATGTACTGCCCCGGTGGCGAATGCTTTCGGAGCTGTATCCGGACTACTACGCGGGTCACGTCAATTACGCGTGGACAGCATTTTTCCAGGGCTATCTCGACGAGGCGTTGACCTCGGCCCGTATCGCGACCGCGAAGCAGAATGCCCATGCCGATCATGCCCACAACCAGGTGGGCCGTATCCTGCTGGCGAGCGGGGACTTCCCCGGTGCACTGGAGAGCTTTCGCAAGATCAACGGAGGTCGAGACGCCAATCGGAACCACGTCGCCACGCTGGCGGCCATGCGACGTTTCACCGAGGCGGAGGTTGCTCTGTCGCGGCTATCGCGTGAGGAGTTGACGAACAGCTTTGAGTTGATCGCCATCAACGTTGACCAGGGGCGCTGGCAGAAAGCGACGAGTGCCGCGAAGGAAGCTTCGAGCCTCGCCGAGCCTCGTGACCCGCTTCTTGCAGATCTGTTTATGGTCATAGATCTCGCAATTCGGACTTTGCAGTACGGGCGAGATGTTCCGGCCACCGAGTATTTGCGAACCGTTGATGCCGCACTCGACGGTGTGGATTCGAGGACCCCCTATCTTGGCGATCGGGTCTATATCGCCATGGCCGCCGCGTATCTTGGGCAGCGGGCGGGACATCATGCGCCGGCGCACCGCGCGCTGCCCAAGTTGATTCCTCTCGTCGAGGCGTCAGGAGATCCCCGGGCACGGCAGATGCTGGAAATTGTGCGAGCAGGTCAATTGCGTCTCGAAGGGCGCGCGGATACTGCGGTATCGAACTTGCAAACGCTTGTAGATGGACATGAGCTTTTTCAAGTCCACGTAGCTTTGCGGGACGCGCTCGTGGAGGCCGGTGAGTACCAAGCGGCGCTGCTGGAGAACGACTGGCTTGCCGAGCATCGTGGTCTCGCCTACGGGGAAATGGCTGGCGGCTTCGTGCTTCAGGCAGTCAACGTCGCAGACACAACTCTTGCCGGATTGAACAGCGCGGAAACGCTGAAACGTATATCCGACAATAAAAACGCCTCACTCAAGAGCGAGGCGTTTATCGAAAACTGGCCCGCTGCTACGCTGCCGGATCACTTACGTCGCAGGTTCAGGGCAACCTTGCCAGCTTCAAAGCAGTGA